Proteins from a genomic interval of Paracoccus methylovorus:
- a CDS encoding sugar phosphate isomerase/epimerase family protein, with amino-acid sequence MTDLPLLGAAMKTSELAEFQDFILSENRDLELQDFFDADLLNGDWRSVADQARTLLAGYTGRLGIHGPFWGLSIANPDPDLRAVITRKFLQGLEVCEYLGATQMVIHSPYTTWDYNNLDNFPGRAAYDRVLDNCHATMDAVVRRAQETGVTMVVENIEDKDPDIRRILADSFNSPSMAVSIDTGHAQYAYGSTGAGPADFYVRRAGNRLEHVHLQDADGHADRHWGIGEGTIRWHEVFRALAELTSNPRLILELRDKSQILPSVEWLKSRGLAR; translated from the coding sequence ATGACCGACCTTCCCCTGCTCGGCGCAGCCATGAAGACAAGCGAGCTGGCCGAGTTTCAGGATTTCATCCTGTCCGAAAACCGCGATCTGGAGTTGCAGGACTTTTTCGATGCCGATCTGCTGAACGGCGACTGGCGCAGCGTGGCAGATCAGGCGCGGACGCTGCTGGCGGGCTATACCGGGCGGCTGGGCATCCACGGGCCGTTCTGGGGGCTGAGCATCGCCAATCCCGATCCCGACCTGCGCGCGGTCATCACGCGCAAGTTCCTGCAGGGGTTGGAGGTCTGCGAATATCTGGGCGCGACGCAGATGGTGATCCATTCGCCCTATACCACCTGGGATTACAACAATCTGGACAACTTCCCGGGCCGCGCGGCCTATGACCGGGTGCTGGACAACTGTCATGCCACCATGGATGCGGTGGTCCGGCGGGCGCAGGAAACCGGCGTGACGATGGTGGTCGAGAATATCGAGGACAAGGACCCCGACATCCGCCGCATTCTTGCCGACAGCTTCAACTCCCCCTCGATGGCGGTGTCGATCGACACGGGGCATGCGCAATACGCCTATGGCTCGACGGGGGCGGGGCCGGCGGATTTCTATGTCCGCCGCGCCGGCAACCGGCTGGAGCATGTGCATCTGCAGGATGCCGACGGCCATGCCGACCGCCACTGGGGCATCGGTGAGGGCACGATCCGCTGGCACGAGGTGTTTCGTGCGCTGGCCGAACTGACCTCGAACCCG
- a CDS encoding glycerophosphodiester phosphodiesterase family protein produces MSRIIAHRGARNIWAENSATGFRETARLGFSGIEFDLHLTDAGELVVIHDPTLERTTNGHGPVRALTPASRKALRLKGPDGALIDEGVPSFDEVLDILAPCKADLLVELKPDQQGFTDPRMISMAADILRRRGLESRSVLHAFDINVIRGIRDLAPQFRRLISVNQDWADRQGGLEAFLRDVSGWIDVIGIHHQLFEAEFDLVARLGLLERCTVWTINDAELMRRWIARAPGYLVSDDPILLRGMMAQEMAQ; encoded by the coding sequence ATGTCACGTATCATCGCGCATCGCGGCGCGCGCAATATCTGGGCCGAGAACTCGGCCACCGGCTTTCGTGAAACCGCCCGGCTGGGTTTTTCCGGCATCGAGTTCGACCTGCATCTGACCGATGCCGGCGAGTTGGTGGTCATCCACGATCCCACGCTGGAGCGCACGACGAACGGCCACGGTCCGGTGCGCGCGCTGACCCCCGCCAGCCGCAAGGCACTGCGGCTGAAGGGCCCGGACGGGGCGCTGATCGACGAAGGCGTGCCCAGCTTTGACGAGGTGCTGGATATTCTTGCGCCATGCAAGGCGGACCTGCTGGTCGAACTCAAGCCCGACCAACAGGGCTTTACCGATCCGCGCATGATCTCGATGGCGGCGGATATCCTGCGCCGTCGCGGATTGGAAAGCCGCTCTGTCCTGCATGCCTTTGACATCAACGTCATTCGCGGCATCCGCGATCTGGCGCCCCAGTTCCGCCGGCTGATTTCCGTCAATCAGGACTGGGCCGACAGGCAGGGCGGGCTCGAGGCATTCCTGCGCGACGTCAGCGGCTGGATCGATGTGATCGGCATTCATCACCAGCTTTTCGAGGCGGAATTCGATCTGGTCGCGCGGCTGGGCCTGCTGGAGCGCTGCACGGTCTGGACAATAAACGATGCCGAACTGATGCGGCGCTGGATCGCCCGTGCGCCGGGCTATCTGGTGTCGGACGATCCGATCCTGCTGCGCGGGATGATGGCTCAGGAGATGGCGCAGTGA
- a CDS encoding HAD family hydrolase yields the protein MSRFQALLFDCDGVLLDSEPMGCRALAQAVTTAGMAMNADQAAAVFSGNSAQASLEWMEQAGLDGFAVFEAADRLLFQMFDRDIPLIDGVERVLGDFDIPMAVCSNSLIRRLDRSIVRTSLAHRFGGHIYSAEHVSAPKPAPDLALFAAERLGVAPQQAIFVDDNPHGLRCGLDAGCLGIGFVGPSEHRAGHAQVLHDAGAHHVVHGMAELHALLTTFSLPLRPEIKELT from the coding sequence GTGAGCCGGTTCCAGGCGCTTCTTTTCGATTGCGACGGGGTGCTGTTGGACAGCGAACCTATGGGCTGTCGGGCACTGGCCCAGGCCGTCACCACAGCCGGCATGGCGATGAATGCAGATCAGGCGGCGGCGGTCTTTTCGGGCAATTCGGCGCAGGCCAGTCTGGAATGGATGGAACAGGCCGGGCTGGACGGTTTCGCCGTGTTCGAGGCCGCCGACCGGCTTTTGTTTCAGATGTTCGACCGCGACATCCCCCTTATCGACGGGGTCGAGCGCGTGCTGGGTGATTTCGACATCCCGATGGCGGTCTGCTCGAATTCGCTGATCCGCCGGCTGGACCGCTCGATCGTGCGCACCTCTCTGGCGCATCGGTTTGGCGGGCATATCTATTCCGCCGAGCATGTGTCGGCCCCCAAGCCCGCCCCCGATCTGGCGCTTTTTGCCGCCGAACGTCTGGGCGTCGCGCCGCAACAGGCGATCTTTGTCGATGACAACCCCCACGGGCTGCGTTGCGGGCTGGATGCGGGCTGTCTGGGCATCGGCTTTGTGGGTCCGTCCGAACATCGCGCCGGCCATGCGCAGGTGCTGCACGACGCCGGTGCCCATCACGTCGTCCATGGCATGGCCGAACTGCATGCCCTTCTGACCACATTTTCCCTGCCCCTGCGGCCTGAAATCAAGGAATTGACATGA